The Pyrus communis chromosome 8, drPyrComm1.1, whole genome shotgun sequence region GAGTCTCCCCCAGATGCAGATAGATACTATATCTCCAAGAGTGCCCAAGATGCAGATAGATACCATATCTGACGTCCCAAGGACAGTATGGTCTGGGGCATTTGAGCCGTCAGCATTGCTGATATGACTAAGCCTAAGATATCTAATAGATATGATATTGTTTCGCCTCAAGAAAGCTATCTAACAGATAGTTTTAATATGATATTGTCCTTTTCTTCAACATGTGAATATCATTAGCAATATAAAAATGAAATCTGAATAAACTCGTCATCGAAGAAGTGATGTGAACTTCAACCATAAGCAGACCGTACAAAATATCTGCGAACATTTTCCAATCTCTTCAGCAGTCTCATCTAAGGAGAAATAGCAGTCATGGGACATTTATCATTTGAGCTTGTAGATGAAGTAAAGCAAGAGTTGGGGTCCAAACCCCACCAGAAATAAAAGCGACCACAGGTCTGCCACTACATAAAGTTCTCAACACATGTGCATAGCGGCAACCAATCCCGTCTGTACTTTGCAATCATGGCATTCATTATTCTCATGTTACATCAGACTTATTCATGCTATTTCAACTGTACATTCTTCTTTTGCGATTGGCATTTGGCTCTTTATCGGtttaggttttcaaacaaggggTGTTCATTCTCCATTATCAACTGACAATTTGCACAGCTCAAAAGACTGTCTTTGTAGAGGGTAGGAGAACATATGAGGCTAGCTTAACATAGATCTGCACTGTGTTCTATGTTTAATTGTTTGTTAAGGTTGTATAAACATAATTTAGGTAGCTCTTAATTCTTTTTAGCACTTTCTGAACAAGTGGAAGTTAatctaagaaaattaaaagcatGCGTAGATGAGCTATGACACGCAAAATCATATAAATGATGCAATTCAGAAACAGTACCTCTAAGGTCGCGAAAGACTCTTTAAGCTGGGTGGCCTCCTCCTGAAGAGTGCACATAAAAAGTAATGCTTCCAATCGCTTAAAAGCAAACGGGATGTCAATCAAAGCTTTCAGGAACCGCTCAGCGGGCCCAAGTTGAGAAAGTGGACCATTGAACAGTCTAAGCTTTAGTTCTTCTTCTTGTGTCGGTGCCATCTTCAACAAAGTTTCTAAGAATTCTGAGGGAAGCTCATTTCCTGATCCAATTAAGAAAGTTAAACGTATGTTAATGGCTGACTGTAGAAACGGTCTTTATTAAGAATTCTTTATATGTTATTCTATTAGTCAGACAAGATGTTCCCTCAAGAATTTTGAGAAGATGCTCCCATAAACAAAGTGGCCCCCCAACTTTCAATTGCATCAATGTGACCCTTAAAGTCTTGTACCATGCATAAAGGTGGCTCCAGACTTCTGATCCTTCAATTCCTGTTCAAATCAATCACATGCAAAGCAGATGACCAAATATTGAGGGCAGTTTTCACTTATGGGTTTCAAAAACAATGCTTTTTATTCTTAGTCTACAGTGTTTGATTACATGGTTAATTAGTTCAATTAGGTTTTTTGTAACGTTTGTTTAGCATGTTAGAGTACATTGACTATATACTAGATTGGGAAGAACAAGTGGAGAGAGAAAGGGTGATAGAGAGGAGGGGGCGAAAAAGAGACAGATATGTCCTTTGTAAATCTTCAATTTAGCGTCTAATATACTATTCTACTactttcgacaaaaaaaaaaaaaaaaaaaaaactcttctacTTCTAGCCCTGAAATTACATTATGTGCTTGCTGCTTGAcaatttttaagtgaaaaactAATGGATCAGAAGCCGTGGGGTACATTGATGCATAATCCCTGAGTTTGGGAGGCATAATGATGCATTTCAGTGACCAATTTAATTATCGACAAACAGTTCAGGGGGAAATGGTTATAAAAAGCATAATCATAAGCAGAGTGAACAAACTATCCACGCATCAAGATGTACAGAATCTCTAGTCTACCAGCTGCTAAGTCTACCATAAAATTTTAAAGATAATACAACAGAAAAACAACAAATCACAACTACATCAAAGATTGATGCCGTCCAAGCTGCGTGAATGAGAAAGAAAGGTATATCAAGTAAATCAAAACACATCAAATCCTAATAACAGACTTTGTCCCACAAGCCCGTCAGCCTTCACTTCCTTCCCTTAATCTTCAGAAGTTTTCTTACTCCACAAGCActaggttaattttttttcaactaaCATGCTGTACAGATAAGTGGACAAGTAACTCCTCAAAGAAAATGTTTCGCCAAGAATTTGCAGAGTAACATTAGCCCTAAGTGCATCTGCCACTTGAACTGACCTAAGTCAAAACTTCATAAAATTACAAACTTGCAGGCTTCCCTCTAGGAAATTCATACATCCCTTCTAGTACATTTTATTTCTACACACTGTAAAATGACGAAAGGACAATACTTGCATATTATTTAATGCCATGGAAAGAAAGAAGGAGAGAAGTTACCTTCACGAATTGCATCACAGACTTCTTCTATGGTCACATTCAATGCCCGCAAAAGAATTGATAGATTTTGTGCCTTTTTGGGATTAATAAGTTGAATGAGCTGGGGCGTAGGATTTTGGGATGAAGACTCTTTATTaagttcatttttgtttttatcagCAGCGTTATACCCAAAGAGAGTTTCAATCATATTTTCATCGAACCTGTAAAGAATCACATTGTTTTCAGACGCTTATAATATCTAATGATTCATGGGTCACAAAGAAGAAAAGGTAAGAAAACTGCGACTTACTGGAACGATCCTGATTTAATCTGATGCCAAACCATTGAGTGATCCGGGTTTGCTAGAACCTTATCCCAAAAAAAGGGCTTCAGCTTGGTTTTAGGAGCATCACCATCAGCCTCCGATCCAGCATCCGGTGGACGTTTTGGTGCAAGAGGTGGAGGTCGAGCTACCTTTGAACCAATAGCCATTGCTGGAGGTGGCCGAGGAGGAGGAACGCCACTCTTTGGAGGTGGTGGGGGGCGAGAGCCAGCAGGTGGTGGGGGATGAGGACCAGGAGGTGGTGGGGGGCGAGGACCAGGAGGTGCTGGAGGAGGTGGTGGGGGAGGGCCTGCACTTCCTGGGGCTTTTAAAGCAGCAGGTACAggtggcggaggaggaggaCTAGCCCTGCTGGGAGGAGGCCTAAAAGAAGAAGGTGGTTCAGGTGGGAGAAGCTTTGCTCTGCCAGGAGGGGGCTTCAAAGGAGACATTCCAGGAGGAGGTGGTACTAGTCCATTGATATTGTTGGGCGTGTCAAACTTGGAAGCACCTCCAGGGGATCCTAATTCTGCAATTTCATTTAGTGAAGCATTGAGAACATGAGACTCGATGCGAAAATGCTATTAAAGATTAGGCCTTCCAGAGATGACTTTGAGTTATTACCTAATGATTGATGGTCAAGCTTCTCTTCTTTCATTGAATTTCCCATAGCATAAGACTTGTATGAAGAACCtgaaacatcaaaaatttcaaagaaaTGTCAAAATGGAAGGGCTCCAAACAACTGAAGATAATATAAACAAGATATCCGAGAATTATACCAGCAGCATCAGTTAAACTCAGGCTAAGGAGGGGCCTCTCATCATTTTGTCTACCCTTTTTCCCATTCCTACAGATTTTAGTACAACATAAAAAGAGCAATGCTGCAACAATAAATGTTACTGATGCAGTTATAATAACAGCTGTAACAATTGTTTTACGTTCATTTCGTCCTTTATGTTCCTGTATATTTGAACCAGAAGCTGGCCCTGAAGCTTGAAGACTCGAATTTATGGGATCCAAAGGAAAAAATGATTCTTGTCGAGAATGGCGTGTAGACCTAGGACTAGAACTTTGAGAAGTGGAAGGTGCTAGACCAGGAGATAGTGCTGGACTACGTTGAGAATATCTTGGTGCAGAGGCTGGAGAAGGTACATCAAGAATGCTCTGAGGCAAATCACTAGCCAAATTTCTTCTTGGAACATAAGGTCTGGGAAATAGGGACTCAATATACTCGGCATACCAAATCTTAGAGGCACCCTCTTCTCCAGAGACACTGAACAAGAGATTATGTTTTCTTAAACAATCTGAAAGAGTATGTTTCACTTCAGGATGCAGGATATTAATAAGATTTTGAAACTCTTCTCTTCCCAATAACCGAGTTTTTGAATTAATTTCCTCTGTGCCACTAGATGTTTCATCTGCTAACCATAAGTCAAAATGTTCAATAGCTTCCGTCAAATGGATCAAATCTACCCTGCAACTTATCCATAACAGCTGTGCCTGCAGGCCATAGAATTTCATATGTTTTAGTGTCAACTTTTGCAAAAATGAGCATATTAGTGAAGAATACAAACTTTACTGGTGAAGGCTGGTGAAAGTGAAGCTTAAACACATCAAAgtattatttttcatataaattGTCTTCTGGTAAGGCCTTGTATCTGCAATATATAATTTGTTAAAATTACCAAGGCACCGCTTAAGCCAAATACTACTTCTGGTATCGAAATAAGTTACCCCCAAACATTCTCATTAAATTAACATAATCAAGATAAATTTCAGTAAAAAATAGCTTCGTCCCTTAAACATTTCATAAGCTCCACACGGACTTCCACGAACTCAAAAGCTTAGACTTTTTAACCAACTTTTGAATCTACTTTTCCATCCACAAATATGATATGATGCTCCCCTACTTTTGTGATCTTTATATAAGATGCgtctatataaatttaaaaacgaaCAACGTTATAACATGACCAAATTTATCATGTATTGAATTAATCTACAACTCACTAATATGATAAGTTATCAAGCTGAAACAAAAAGAGTTATTTAGTGTGTTACCATGTCCCCATCAATCTTTCCAGTTGCTGGATCAACTAGTTGACTGAGAAAAACTTCCTCTGTGGTTCTGCTCTCCTCTGAGCTCATTGATGCTGAAGCACACAGCAgaataacaaaaacaatagaACGACTTGTCTTCATAAGACCCATTTGTTGTCAGATCGTCGTTCTCAACGTTCAATATCCTTCTCATTTCATCAATCCCTAAACCTCTCATAACCAAAACCCTAGAACACCTTCATCACGCAAAACCCacacaaaagcttcaaactTTCACGATTTGGCACCAACCCAATTCGATTACCCTCAAGAAAACACCTATAATATCCCTATTTCCAGCAAATACAAGCAAATCTTCACCTACCCACCAAATATTTTCTCATGAGAATTTGAACTCTGAATACAATAGGAAGATATTCAACACCAAAATTAAGGAAAACCCAgaattttccttcttcaaaGCAGCCAAAATATTGAACCAAatcacaaaaaattcaaaacccagaaagaaaCAGACCAGAAATAGCTCATGGGGAGCTGAAAATTTCAATATTCGCCTTAATTTCCTTGAAGAAAAAGCCctgaaattgaataaatttcCAAATGGGTTCCAAATGTCAAATGGGAATGCAAAAAACAAAGGCTCCTCGTGCGAAAACCTTATATAATGCTGACCAGATCCACCCAGAGGAGCTTAAGGAATGTTTTGTCAGCTTTTAAATTCGTATAAAAGACATTGGCGGTATTGACCAGAACATGTCGACAaaggttttaagtttttttttttttttttcttcagaacgTTTCTCGtctctttccttttccttttccctttaatctttaattttttaaatttttggtagAAAATTCCCCCTCTTGTACCACAgtacgtgtgtgtgtgcgtgtccAGATTGGAATATTATCATTGTCTTATCCACTAATTTCATTTCATGTAAATGACattgaaatttgagtttttccttttttgatgACGTTATAAACTTAGAGTATAGCATTTATGTtatcatttttctcattttaatgtttttttttaaatgattgataaaaattattaacgtactttttaaaatgaaacatgCAATTTAAAAGTATTAATTCTTGACACAACATGATAACTTTATTTGAAAACACCACAAAATAATCATGTTTTTGTTCGTCAAAATCTTGTCGACACGTTAATGTAATTGTGCAAGATATTAGCACGTATATGACACATATAATCCTATACCATGAGATAACCCTTTGAATTTGAAGTTGAAATGATACGTTTAACCAATTTATTTGATGTGCGACTTATTACTATGGTCTACTGACATTTATCTTCACTTATACGTAAAAGGTCTTAGGtgcaaattttgaaaatgataagtttgcaaccaatttattctctcaccccttatggttttttttaatgtaaacattataaaaatataaattacacCTTCCAGCGTCAAAGACACTAGAGTTGAACGAGATGCAGttgcaatttaaaattttctcatTGAAATAGACATGCAATGGTTGGTTAAACCATAACTATGTTTGTATGTTGATTCCTTACAACAGTTGAAAGCATGAtaatattttaaacttttagATTTAAACTAATATAATTCTGTAGTTAATTTACATTTGGTCCTCAAAGGTACTCAAAGCAGAATTGATATATAATAGTCTTTTAAGCGAATCTTCAAGAGAACGGTTTTGTTTAATCCACCGGCAATCTTCGAGAAGGTCTCAAGGAAGAGACCACTTAACTCTTGACACCTCCCAAGTGCTAAGAAAGTATGGTTTAACCCAAGGGTTTAGGGGCCCCTTGTTTGGGCCTTTGTCACTCATTTAACCCAAATTGGTTTAAGTAACATGTCCTGCATAGGCCCAATTTAAACCTGGTTTATTTTCTAAACTTTTATAGTCTCATttgaataataaatttaatttatttatttattcaaatcttagtaatttacattttaatttttatatcacTAGAACATATTTCTTTTAGCTTTCGTATCCGTTAGTTTCTAATTGACAAGGTAATGAGATTAATTCGACTCTTTGATTATTTtaacgaatttaaaacttatttTAGTTTACCTTAAATGATAATGATAAGTTATGACTCCAGGATATCTCATGGACTACAAGCAACACCTAGCCGGATATCGTAGCCCCCAAGCCAATTTAGGACAATGTAAAAAAACCTATTCAACTagaactacaatgcaatacaatAATTTTCGAATAACCAATACtcttactctttttcttttttctttttttaatttttttttaattttaccatTAATAAAGAGAAGAGGAAGAGTTCAAAACTATTACTATAATTTCAGGGATCAAAGACTTCGGGATCCAAGACACATGGGTAAAAACTCAATACCCTACTCACTAGGATATTAGACGACATGCAACCAATACTCTCAATCTCATCAACAACGTAATACAACCTCAAATGTGATGGCCCATTTACATTAAAGATCCAAACCTAAGTCTTTCAATACTTGTTATCGAAAATTACTTTAAATTCCCGCTGaaggatttttagaacattgtgAGTATTCGACTTACTCGGAGGTGTAATGCAGAATCACGAAATCACAAACCTATCCGCATGACAAACAATGATAACTTAGGTTTAAGGAGAAATTTGCATTATTACAACTagagagttacttgcttgacatgttgATAAAACTCCATGCAAGAACTCGATTGATTATGTGCAGTATCTAACCACGTACTTACATACTTATCTTAGTGTCAAAACACAAATGACAAAAGAATCACCATTATCTGTTTAAGAGGATGCCATTTCCAGTTAGGAAATGGTATtgagtaaaataaaataaataaattgttgtATCAAGCCCGTCAATTAGGATCCTATCTTGCAAGAGTTATGAGCTCTCACAATTAGGCAGTAAGTCAATATCTATTTTTATCTTCAACTTTAATAAAAACGCTACTATGTCCGCCCACCTATCGAGaaataacaagaagaaaaagaatttacAAATAGATTACTTTGCTCCACTTGCTGAATTTTATGTTCCAAGCAGAGAGTATAATTGCCTTATCGAGCACCGGAAATAATTGCCTTATCCTAGCTGCTCCCATCATACTTCAGTCAGTGGGggatgaagatgatgaatcACAATACAGGGTCAATTATTCTAGCATTTGCAGCAGATATTAGTCCTCACCTTTCATGATAAACTGCACCACCCTTTGTGGCTGTGTCCCACTATCCAAAGTTGCCCCAGAATTTCCCAGTGGGCTTAGAAATTCAGCATCAATCATGTAGATACTAATCCTGCTTTTGGAAATAGCAGCTCTCCACAgaagcttttttttatttatgggaGGAAGTGCAAACATTTACATTTATGGGAGGAAGTGCAAATATTTACatttagggggcgtttgttgcgccggactatctcggactggattagcttcaaggactaagctggactggcttagactagactaaactggactaacttagtgaagcgtttggtgcagtattggactgagaagctggataataacaaattctaatattatattatttaatatataaattattaatattttattatgatcttatctttttctccatcttttcctaccatttccgtcccactcttttcctcttctctcatcgtcccacctctccctctttttttcctcttagacctctcaattcatgtctctttctcattcctggtcaaactccttattgattcaagtctctatttctctgtcctccctccctctctagctatgcgttgttcgaacggaacctcacggcttcAATTTTCctgacgagttgcaggtttcccgatgtgttttccggccaaccctcattaaattggatgaagttagcaccgctaaaaaattcatcaccatccctggaccgagaacttagctttgaatgctcgaatctgtcatggatttgaagaagcccaaacaggccgagacttccaggccattttcccgCCACATTCGACAACATTTTAGCCTCGattcaggtaaaatcgtaatcttgtcactcccagcttcaatttggtatattttatatgaaagttggttgtgaaatggatctgaaagagagtcggaaagttaatgattaaTTTAATCAAGGTGACtggagatgacgaggagtctgtcgggagtggtcgttgagcatgacgaggacgagaaagagaggatagttttagctagtcccatggttattgggaggtctcgctaagacctcttagtgaagggttttgtccatgctagtcccctttagtctcattaatgttagtcccagcatggaacaaacacagtattggactaatagctagtccagtccagtccagtctaacttagtgagggcaaacaaacaccCCCTTACATGACAGAGAGAGATAGACACCCAACAGATGTAAATGTGTGACAAATATTCCTTTCCCACAACCTTAATGAGTACCAGATCGGGATATTTGTGTCTAAAAAGC contains the following coding sequences:
- the LOC137742616 gene encoding formin-like protein 5, producing the protein MGLMKTSRSIVFVILLCASASMSSEESRTTEEVFLSQLVDPATGKIDGDMAQLLWISCRVDLIHLTEAIEHFDLWLADETSSGTEEINSKTRLLGREEFQNLINILHPEVKHTLSDCLRKHNLLFSVSGEEGASKIWYAEYIESLFPRPYVPRRNLASDLPQSILDVPSPASAPRYSQRSPALSPGLAPSTSQSSSPRSTRHSRQESFFPLDPINSSLQASGPASGSNIQEHKGRNERKTIVTAVIITASVTFIVAALLFLCCTKICRNGKKGRQNDERPLLSLSLTDAAGSSYKSYAMGNSMKEEKLDHQSLELGSPGGASKFDTPNNINGLVPPPPGMSPLKPPPGRAKLLPPEPPSSFRPPPSRASPPPPPPVPAALKAPGSAGPPPPPPPAPPGPRPPPPPGPHPPPPAGSRPPPPPKSGVPPPRPPPAMAIGSKVARPPPLAPKRPPDAGSEADGDAPKTKLKPFFWDKVLANPDHSMVWHQIKSGSFQFDENMIETLFGYNAADKNKNELNKESSSQNPTPQLIQLINPKKAQNLSILLRALNVTIEEVCDAIREGNELPSEFLETLLKMAPTQEEELKLRLFNGPLSQLGPAERFLKALIDIPFAFKRLEALLFMCTLQEEATQLKESFATLEVACKELRSSRLFLKLLEAVLKTGNRMNDGTFRGGAQAFKLDTLLKLSDVKGIDGKTTLLHFVVQEIIRSEGVRAARTAKENRSFSSVKTDDLLEDTSNETEEQEHYRSLGLEKVSGLSNELENVRKASVLDSESLTGTVAKLGHSLIKIRDFLNTDMKDSGEDSEFHEALKSFVQNAEVDITGLLEEEKRIMALVKSTGDYFHGNAGKDEGLRLFIIVRDFLIMLDKVCREVRLAPKKSTKVQKKETPSSDPRQPSTMPSASDLRQPPSPDLHKRLFPKIQDRRMDNSSSDDES